AAGGCGCTGGACGGTGGTTCGGACCAGCCGCTGCTGCATACCGTGGCCGGCTACGGCTTCGTCGTTCGCGAGCCAGCGCCATGATGCGCCTGCTCGGCCTGAAAGGGCTGGTCCTGATCACGTTGCTGACGCTGGGCATTGCGCTGGTCGGCGGCTACACCTTCGTTTCGGCGCGATCGTACGTCAGCGGCATGGATAACATCATGGCCGGGCAGCTGGGCCGAGCGGCGATGCAGAGCGTGGCCTATGAACTGGGCGTGCCGGGCCCGCGCGAAGAATACATGGTCACGCGGACGTGGGCACAACAACCGGAGACGATCCGCGCCGCGTTCGACGAGGCCCCGTCTGACCCGGGCACGCTGTACAAGGCGCACGTCGGCGGGGATGGTCCGTTCGGTCGGCTCTATTTTGCAGTCAGGCAGATGACGCCCGCCGGGGAGCGGTTCGTCACTCAGCAGCTGCTGTCCCCGCCGAGCATGGCGGGCGCGATATCGCCGGCTCAGGGCCGGCTGGTCAACCTTATCCTGATAGGTCTCGGCAGCGCGCTGGTCGTTGGCCTGGTGGTGATTCTCCTCTGGCGTCGCATTTCCACGCCTATCACTGCGCTAGGCGCCTGGGCGGCCAGTCTCAACGAAAACAATCTCAACCAGCCCGTCCCGGACTTCGTCTATCCAGAACTCAATCGCTTCGCCGAACTGATGCGCAACAGCCTGAATACCGCGCAACAGGGGCTTCAGCGGGAACAGGCGTTCCTCAGCCATACCAGCCATGAGCTGCGCACACCCATCAGTGTCGTACGCAACAATCTGGAACTGCTGCGCAAGGTTCAGACCACGTCCTCGCGGGAACCGGACCCGCGTGAAGGCGAGATACTCAACCGCATCGACCGGGCTAGCCTGACCATGAAGAACGTCACCGAGACATTGCTCTGGCTGGGGCGCGATGATCGGGCCACGCATCCTTGCAGTGACTTGCGCCTCGACCAGCTGATCATCGATCTCGTCGACGGCCTTCGCTATCTGCTTGCGGACGAGGTGCAGCTCACCCTGGATCTGTCGCCTGCAGAGCAATACCTGCCCGAATCGCCGACCCGCATCGTGCTCGGCAATCTGATCCGCAATGCCTTTCAGCATACTCGCGACGGCACGGTCGAGATTTTTCAGCGCGACAGCTTCGTGCGCATCGTCAACGCATCACGCGACGCGGCGGAGCCTGCCGGGGACACCGGCTTCGGTCTGGGCCTGAAACTGACCGAGCGCTTCACCGAACGCCTCGGCTGGCGCTATGTAAACGAGGCATTGAGTTCAGGCAGACGCGTCGAGGTCACGCTCGGCTCGGCAGACGTGCCAGCCGAAGACGCTCCGCTGAACGTTAACCACTCGTTAACGGGCGTACGAGCATAGTGGGGGCAAGCGGGCACAGTCCGCATCCTTTGGAGACACCCGATGATCGACACACCGACTACCGAACACGCATCAAGACAACGTATTCGCTGCCGCTGGCTACGCCGGGGAGCGATCTGCAAGCGCTCGGACCCGACCAGCAAGCTCGAAATGAACCAGGAAGCACCTCGGCGGAGCTAACCGACACGCATGGTTTCGGCGCTCGTTTCTCGGCATACTCTGATGCCCTGCTTTGATTCGGCTAGCCATGAAACGCTTCGTCCTGCTCGACACCGCCCCCATCCCCAACGACGGCGGAGCGCTCTGCCTGTTCGAATATGGTGAAGACTTCGTCATCAAGCTCCAGAGTGGCAAGGGTGGACAGCTGATGAACACCCGCATGCACGGCTCCGAAGACGCCCTGGCATCGATTCCTTGCAAGCGCATCGCTTCCCGGCCAAAGACACGTGTATTGATCGGTGGGCTGGGAATGGGCTTCACGCTTGCCTCGGCACTGGAGCATCTGCAGCCGGACGCCAGCGTCAGCGTGGCCGAGCTGGTACCTGGGGTGATCGAATGGAACCGTGGTGCACTGGGGGCCAGGGCCGGGCACCCGCTGCAGGATAGCCGCGCTCACATCATCAATGATGACGTAGCAGCGGTACTCAAGAGTGAAACCTCAGTCTTCGATGCAATCATGCTCGATATCGATAACGGCCCCGAAGGGCTCACCCATCAGAACAACACCTGGCTGTATTCACTGAGCGGTCTTGGCGCCTGTGCCACAGCGTTGCGACCAGGTGGTGTGCTGGCGGTGTGGTCCGCAAGCATGGACCAGAAGTTTCCCGCTCGCATGGCGCAGGCCGGCTTCAGCACAGAGCAGGTCCAGGTGTACGCCCATGGCAACCGCGGCGCGAAGCACACGATCTGGATCGGCACCAGAAAGGCTGCAGCCAAACGCGGTTGAACGCTACACTCAGGGCAGATCATTGCGAATGAGGTGGAACCATGTCTTCGAATCACGACGGCCGGGGCCGGGAAGCTGGCTATCGGGAAAAAGCCCTGAAGATGTATCCCTGGGTCTGCGGTCGTTGTGCACGCGAATTCAGCGGCAAACGAGTGAGCGAACTGACGGTGCATCATCGCGACCACAACCACGATAACAATCCGGAAGACGGCTCCAACTGGGAGTTACTCTGCCTGTACTGTCACGATAACGAACATTCCCGCTACACCGACCAGCAGTACTTCACCGAATCCTCGACGGCCACGCCCAAGGCCAAATCGGCGACGCACAAGGCTTTTGAAGGCCTCGGCGCGCTTTTGCGCAAGCCTGACGATTCACAATGAACGGCATCGGTCAGCCGTCGATACGTGACCGAACCGCCAGCCCCTCCAGCATGCGGCGCATGCGCTCCCAGTGTGTGCCCTCCCAGAACACGCGATGGCATCCATCGCAGGTCAGGAACCGCTCATGCCTTTCCCTGACGCCTTCGGGGAGCTGATGCAGCACTTTTCCCTTCTCTATATCTCTCAGCGGCTCGTTGCAGCTCAGGCACAGACTGAACGGGCGCATGTTCCGTTGCAGGTCCAGGCGATCATATAGCTCCCGTAGCTGCTCCTGTGGTTTGACCGCATGCACGAAACAGCCGAGCTTTATCACTCGATGCTTGAGCAACTCCCGATCACGGGTCAGCAACACCCGGCCTTCCCGGTTCGCCAGCTCGGCGAGCGCCGCATCTTCGTAACAGTTGTCGTACAGCGTATTGAACCCCGCCATACGCAGCAGACGAGCCAGAGCACCGAGATGCGAGTCGGCGACGAAACGCGGCGCGCCTTCCTGTAGCACAGCTACTCGAGAGAGTGCCCCAATCTCGAGCGTCTCGAACTTGGGATAAACCGCAAGCCGATCGCCGTCGCCAACAGATTCCGCCAGCCCTGCCGCCTCCCCGTTTCTCAAGACCAGCGCGACTTCCGTATGCGGTACGCCCAACGCTTCGATCATGTGCTTGACGCTGGCGTGCTCGGCGCCGCGGCTACAGAACGTCTGCCCGCGGCGCTCGGGGGGCAGGAACGCATTCAAGCCGGCATAAAAGCGAAAGGTTGCAGTAGTCATCGCACCACTATGCCAGCGCCAGGGACGCTGACACGAACAATCCCGACGGACGAGCCACTGCCGATGCGCTGCGAGCTGCCTCGCGACGATGCCTGACGCACTGCAGCTCGGTCGTGGCGAGGTCGCCCTGAAATGTTGTGGGTGCGACGGGACGCGTACAAATCAACTTCGTGCAAACTTTAAACTACCGTAAGTTCCAAAAGAGGCTATGTGCCATTTAAATGGCGAATATCAAACAGAAACTCAAAAGTGACAACTTATTGACCGCACTAGTTTGCCTAAGTTAATAATGGCACTTCGATATTGTTTAAATATCAAACAATATATAAAACAATACCGCTCGTCGCCAACTAGCCGAAGCGACAACAAAAACAGGATCTAGTTCCTTTTTTTTAAATTTTTTTTAATTAAGATCCCGCCTGACACACTTCACATCACAAACAACAGGAGCGTTTTGGCAGGAGTTCGTTAGTACCTGCCCCGCTGCGCGCAACTACAAAAAAGGATCAAATCATGACCGCGGAAACTCGGAATTCTACCAAGCGCTGGCTATCTATCGTTGCCTTCGCCCTGGTAATCGGCAACGTGCAAGGCTGCATCAGCGGTGGCGGCGGTGGCGGCGGAAGCAGCAGCACCAGCGAGCCTCAGCCTACCCAGACCGTTGTGCAGGAGCAGCCCCTGCAGCTGATTACCGAGTCTCCGACGCAGCCGACCCTGACCAGTCCCCTGCCTTCCCCAGGTTCCACCAGCGGAACTAGCGGAAGCGGCAGCAATACCAGTTCCGGCTCCACCGAAAACTTGGTTAGTAACGACCCTAACCTTGGAACCGGCATGCTCGAGCTTATCGGCATAAATATAGCCGGTGCCGAATTTACCAGCAGCGAGTTACCTGGCAAGCACAATACGCACTACTTCTTCCCAAGAGAAGGCGATTTTGACAAGTGGAGCATGAAAGGCATCAAAAGTGTTCGATTCCCTATTAAGTGGGAGCGCCTTCAGCCTGCGTTAAACGGTGAGTTTGATCCAATTTATGCCGGCCTTATCGATACCATGTTCACCCAGGCGTCCAGAGCCAACATGGCAATCATTCTCGACATCCATAACTATGGCCGGTATCGCAAAAACATTATCGGCAGTGCCGAAGTCCCTTACTCCGCTTACCAGAATCTGATGGAGCGAATCGCCAAAAGGTGGCAGGGCCGCAGCTCGCTGTACGCTTACGACATCATGAACGAGCCATACGGCGACGCTGACAAGACCTGGTTGGTCGCTGCGCAGAAGGGCATCGACGGGGTGCGCAAGTACGACCGCCAGCGGCCTATTTACATCGAAGGCATGTCTTGGGCTAGCGCAGCGCGCTGGGCAACTCATAGCAACGAACTGCTGAAGCTGAACGACCCGATGGATAACCTGGTCTTCTCCGCCCACCTCTATCTGGACTCCGATGCGAGTGGTCAGAAGTACAGTACGGATCTGACAGTCGATCCAATGGTCGGTGTGAAGCGCGCAACCCCTTTCGTCAACTGGTTGAAGAAGAACGGCAAGCGCGGGCAGATCGGCGAGTCAGGTATTCCGGACGACCCGCGCTACCTCGAGGCCATGGATAACCTGCTGGGATATCTGCAGCAAAACTGCATACCAGTGACTTACTGGGCCGGTGGTCGGGCCTGGGGCAACTACACGCTGTCGGTCGAGCCTTACAAGGACGGCACTGACAAGGGGCAGTGGAAACTGCTGGAGAAGTATCTGGGCAAGGGCAACTGCTCCGACTACGGCCCGAGTGCATAACCCAAAGCGCGGAACCTGAACTTGGCGGGCAACCTGAACGGTTGCCCGCTTTTTTAATGGCCTTCCTTTCTCTAGCGCATCATCGGATAGTCCGTGTAGCCCTTCGCACCACCGCCGTACAACGTACTCGCATCCAGGTTATTCCAACCGGCTCCCGTCTCGATTCGCGCTACCAGATCCGGGTTCGCGATATAGCCGCGACCGAAGGCCACCAGATCCGCCTGCCCGCTGGCGACCGTCTCGGCTGCCGATTCGGCTGTGTGCCCGCCACAGTGAATCATCGTGCCGCTGTAGGTGCGGCGCAGCGTGGCATACAGCTCATCGAAGCCCTCATACGTGCCGCCAGCCCAGTCGGGCTTGTTCACGTGAAGATACGCCAGGCCTTTGCCGTTGAGCTGTTCAAGCAGATACGTGAAGGTTTCCTCAGGGTTGGCATCGTTGACGTCGTTGAACGTACCCATGGGCGATAGTCTCAGGCCCACCCGTCCGCTGTCCCCGACTTCTTCTATCACCGCGTCCAACACGTCCAGCACCAGGCGCGCACGGTTTTCCAGGCTACCGCCGTACTGATCAGTGCGTTGGTTGCTGTTCGAGCACAGGAACTGATCAAGCAGATATCCATTGGCCGCATGAACCTCGAGGCCGTCGAAGCCCGCGGCCATGGCATTGGCCGCGCCTGAACGATACGCCTCGATGACTCCAGCGATCTCCGTGGTCTCCAGCGCACGTGGCATGGCGGTTCGCGCCTTGTGCGCGGAGCCGTCCGGCTCTACGACGAAGCAGTCTGCCTGCGCCTGGATGGCGGAAGGTGCGACCGGGTCCGCACCGCCTGGCTGCAACAACGGATGCGAGATGCGCCCGACGTGCCACAGCTGCATGAAGATCCGGCCACCGGCACGGTGTACGCGGTCGGTGACCTGCGTCCAGCCCTCGACTTGCTCCCGGCTGTGGATGCCCGGCGTCCAGGCATAGCCTTGCCCTTCGGGACATACCTGCGTCGCTTCGCTGATGATCAGCCCGGCGTTGGCACGCTGAGCATAGTATTCAGCGTTCAGCGGGCCTGGCACGTTGCCCGGCTGCAACGCACGCTGGCGGGTCAAGGGCGCCATGACGATGCGGTTTGGCAAGTCCAGAGGACCAAGCTTGGCCGGTTTGAGCACAGGATTCTGCGGCATGAAACAACTCCTCGATGGTTTCGAACGATCTTGGCAACGCCTCGGACTGGTCGCACCGCGAAACAGGGTTAGACTGAAACAGGTGGGTGAATTACCCAGCTGCCACCGTCCAGTTCGGATTACATCCGAAGCGTTGGGCGAGACTTAGTTCAGATATAGCGAGGAGTCTGGTGGATCTGTTGTTTCTGGGTACGTCGTCTGGTACGCCCACTCGCTCACGTAACGTGAGCGGGCTGGCGCTGACCGAGGAAACCGGCAAGCGCTGGTATCTTGTCGATTGTGGCGAGGCGACTCAGCACCAGCTGCTGCGCACGCCACTCTCGCTGCATGATCTCAGCGCGATATTCATAACCCACGTGCACGGCGATCACTGCTACGGCTTGCCGGGCCTGCTTGCCAGCGCCGGCATGTCCGGCCGACGCGAGCCGCTGGAAATCATGGCGCCACAAGGCATCAAGCAATGGGTCGATGCCACGCTGACCATGTCCCGCACGCATTTGCCGTTCGATCTGGTCTTCCATGCAACGGAACAGCTCGGAGAATGGCGCAACAGCAACCTGCGCGCGCAGGCCATTGAGCTCTCCCATCGCGTGCCTTCCTATG
The nucleotide sequence above comes from Halopseudomonas xinjiangensis. Encoded proteins:
- a CDS encoding sensor histidine kinase, coding for MMRLLGLKGLVLITLLTLGIALVGGYTFVSARSYVSGMDNIMAGQLGRAAMQSVAYELGVPGPREEYMVTRTWAQQPETIRAAFDEAPSDPGTLYKAHVGGDGPFGRLYFAVRQMTPAGERFVTQQLLSPPSMAGAISPAQGRLVNLILIGLGSALVVGLVVILLWRRISTPITALGAWAASLNENNLNQPVPDFVYPELNRFAELMRNSLNTAQQGLQREQAFLSHTSHELRTPISVVRNNLELLRKVQTTSSREPDPREGEILNRIDRASLTMKNVTETLLWLGRDDRATHPCSDLRLDQLIIDLVDGLRYLLADEVQLTLDLSPAEQYLPESPTRIVLGNLIRNAFQHTRDGTVEIFQRDSFVRIVNASRDAAEPAGDTGFGLGLKLTERFTERLGWRYVNEALSSGRRVEVTLGSADVPAEDAPLNVNHSLTGVRA
- a CDS encoding spermidine synthase translates to MKRFVLLDTAPIPNDGGALCLFEYGEDFVIKLQSGKGGQLMNTRMHGSEDALASIPCKRIASRPKTRVLIGGLGMGFTLASALEHLQPDASVSVAELVPGVIEWNRGALGARAGHPLQDSRAHIINDDVAAVLKSETSVFDAIMLDIDNGPEGLTHQNNTWLYSLSGLGACATALRPGGVLAVWSASMDQKFPARMAQAGFSTEQVQVYAHGNRGAKHTIWIGTRKAAAKRG
- a CDS encoding Mut7-C RNAse domain-containing protein; this translates as MTTATFRFYAGLNAFLPPERRGQTFCSRGAEHASVKHMIEALGVPHTEVALVLRNGEAAGLAESVGDGDRLAVYPKFETLEIGALSRVAVLQEGAPRFVADSHLGALARLLRMAGFNTLYDNCYEDAALAELANREGRVLLTRDRELLKHRVIKLGCFVHAVKPQEQLRELYDRLDLQRNMRPFSLCLSCNEPLRDIEKGKVLHQLPEGVRERHERFLTCDGCHRVFWEGTHWERMRRMLEGLAVRSRIDG
- a CDS encoding alkene reductase gives rise to the protein MPQNPVLKPAKLGPLDLPNRIVMAPLTRQRALQPGNVPGPLNAEYYAQRANAGLIISEATQVCPEGQGYAWTPGIHSREQVEGWTQVTDRVHRAGGRIFMQLWHVGRISHPLLQPGGADPVAPSAIQAQADCFVVEPDGSAHKARTAMPRALETTEIAGVIEAYRSGAANAMAAGFDGLEVHAANGYLLDQFLCSNSNQRTDQYGGSLENRARLVLDVLDAVIEEVGDSGRVGLRLSPMGTFNDVNDANPEETFTYLLEQLNGKGLAYLHVNKPDWAGGTYEGFDELYATLRRTYSGTMIHCGGHTAESAAETVASGQADLVAFGRGYIANPDLVARIETGAGWNNLDASTLYGGGAKGYTDYPMMR
- a CDS encoding YajD family HNH nuclease yields the protein MSSNHDGRGREAGYREKALKMYPWVCGRCAREFSGKRVSELTVHHRDHNHDNNPEDGSNWELLCLYCHDNEHSRYTDQQYFTESSTATPKAKSATHKAFEGLGALLRKPDDSQ
- a CDS encoding glycoside hydrolase family 5 protein, with product MTAETRNSTKRWLSIVAFALVIGNVQGCISGGGGGGGSSSTSEPQPTQTVVQEQPLQLITESPTQPTLTSPLPSPGSTSGTSGSGSNTSSGSTENLVSNDPNLGTGMLELIGINIAGAEFTSSELPGKHNTHYFFPREGDFDKWSMKGIKSVRFPIKWERLQPALNGEFDPIYAGLIDTMFTQASRANMAIILDIHNYGRYRKNIIGSAEVPYSAYQNLMERIAKRWQGRSSLYAYDIMNEPYGDADKTWLVAAQKGIDGVRKYDRQRPIYIEGMSWASAARWATHSNELLKLNDPMDNLVFSAHLYLDSDASGQKYSTDLTVDPMVGVKRATPFVNWLKKNGKRGQIGESGIPDDPRYLEAMDNLLGYLQQNCIPVTYWAGGRAWGNYTLSVEPYKDGTDKGQWKLLEKYLGKGNCSDYGPSA